TTGAGCAACTATACGCATGGGCGCGCGCCCGGCCGGACGCTGGTGGGCGCGCCCGGCCCGAGACGGGTAGGTGACTCCGGCCCGAGGCGGGTGGGCGAGTCCGGCCCGAGATGGGTTGGCGCGCCGGCCCGTCGAGCCCCGCTTTCCGCGCTTGGGGGCCGCGCCGGCGGCCGTTCCCGTGTAACCACTTGACGGATAGCGCATAACGCGATAGCTTGAGGATATCGGACGCGCGAGAGCGCGTCTTTTTGTTGTCCCGACCGTTCGCCTCCGCCCGCCCGCGGCCGCCGGCGCGCCACCACCCCCACCGCGCGGCCCGCCCGGTCGCCGCCTCCCGGCCCACGAGGAGCCGACGACCTTGATCCCCTGGGAACCAGTCGGAGAGACGAGGCTGCCGAGCGGCGAGACGATGTCGCTCCACCGCCGTGGCGACGAGTTCTCCCTGCGCGTGGCCGGCCTGGAGCTCATGAACAGCCGTCAGCACGGCTCGGAGGAGGCGCTCGCCGCGTTGGCCCTCGCCGAGCTCGCCCGGCCGGCCCAGCACGTGCTGATCGGCGGTCTCGGCATGGGGTTCACCCTGCGCGCGGCGTTGGACGCGCTCCCGGCGACCGCACGCGTCAGCGTGGCCGAGCTGGTGCCGCAGGTGGCCGAGTGGAACCGCGGCCCCCTCGCGCACCTCGCCGGGCGTCCCCTAGCAGACGGGCGGGTCAAGCTCGTGGTGGCCGACGTCGCCGACCTGCTGGCGCGCGCAACGCGGGCGTACGACGCCGTCCTCCTCGACACCGACAACGGGCCCGAGGGCACCACTCACGAGGGCAACGAACGCCTCTACTCGCCAGCGGGGCTGCGCGCCGCGCACGGCGCGCTCACGCCGGGGGGCGTGCTGGCGGTGTGGTCCGCCTTCCAGAGCCCGGCCTTCGCCAGGCGGCTGGTGGCGGCCGGCTTCGCCGTCAGCGAGAAGAACGTGCGCTCGCGCGGCAAGAAGGGCGTCCGGCACGTGGTGTGGCTGGCGCGGCGGCGCTGAGCCTCCCCTACCCGCGCCCGCTCTAGTTGGCGACCCGGCCGGTTATCCTGCCCCCACCGACACCGGAGGCGCCGCCATGACAAGCCAGTCCACTCCCCCAGAGCCACCCAAGGAGCTCAAGGACAAGCTGATCCCCGACGAGCTCGTCACCACCGAGCACGAGGTGGTGATCGGCGGCGAGGTGGTGCGTTACCGCGCCACCAGCGGGCTCGTGTCGCTCAACCGCGAGGCGAGCGAGGACGGCGTCAGCAAGGGCGTCAAGACGGTGGCGCGCCTCTTCGTGACGGCGTACACGCGCCTGGGGGAGCACGACCCGGCCGAGAGGCCCATCACGTTCGCCTACAACGGCGGCCCCGGCTCCTCGTCGGTGTGGCTGCACCTGGGCACGTTCGGGCCGCGCCGGGTGGTCATGGGCGACGAGGGCGAGCCGCTCGCCGCCCCCTACCGCCTGACCGACAACGAGCACTCGCTGCTGGACGTCACCGACCTCGTGTTCATAGACCCCGTGAGCACCGGCTGGAGCCGGCCGGCCGAGGGCGAGAAGGCCAAGGACTTCCACGGCTACCAGCAAGACCTAGAGAGCGTGGGCGACCTCATCCGCGAGTGGCTGGGCCGCGAGGACCGCTGGCTGAGTCCCAAGTTCCTGGCGGGCGAGAGCTACGGGACCACCCGCTCCGCCGGCCTGTCCGGCTACCTGCAGAACCGGCACGGCATCTTCCTGACGGGCATCATGCTCGTGTCGTCGGTGCTCGACTTCACCACCCTGCACTTCAACGTCGGCAACGACCTGCCGCCGCTGCTCTACCTGCCC
The genomic region above belongs to Trueperaceae bacterium and contains:
- a CDS encoding spermidine synthase: MSLHRRGDEFSLRVAGLELMNSRQHGSEEALAALALAELARPAQHVLIGGLGMGFTLRAALDALPATARVSVAELVPQVAEWNRGPLAHLAGRPLADGRVKLVVADVADLLARATRAYDAVLLDTDNGPEGTTHEGNERLYSPAGLRAAHGALTPGGVLAVWSAFQSPAFARRLVAAGFAVSEKNVRSRGKKGVRHVVWLARRR